Genomic DNA from Nomascus leucogenys isolate Asia chromosome 10, Asia_NLE_v1, whole genome shotgun sequence:
ACAGGTTTGTAGGCAATAAACCATCTTACGATTGTTGCAAAAGACAAAAGGATGCTGAGAATGAGTTCAGTGAAACCTTGAGGTTAGTGTTACCTAAGAtactgtaatatattttatttagaccCTAGAAGAACTATCTTTATTGAGCTAAACTCGAATGTGTACTTTTTTTCagaagccaattaaaaaaaaatccatgtgaaaATCCACTTACACATTTCCTCTGAAATTGGAATGATGCAATAGACTAGAATTAGATAatagtgatggctgcacaactttgtgaatgtaCTAGAAGACACTGAgttatacactttaaaagggtgacttttggccaggctgggtggcCCACGCTGAGGCGAgacggacagatcacttgaggtcaggagttcgaaaccagcctggccaatatagcaaaacctcgtttctactaaaaatacaaaaattagcggggtgtggtggcaggtgcctgtattcctagctactcaagaggctgagtgaggcacaagaatcgcttgagctggggaggtggaggttgcagttagccaagattgtgccactgtactccagccagggcgacacagcaagaagctgtctcaaaaaaaaaaaaaaaaaaaaaaaaaaaaaagtgaattttatgggatgtgaattatatctcagtagtTTTTACTGTTTCCAATATAGCAGCATCTGCTGCTgtaaccaaaaatatatattattccttttcctttacaacattttgttttcctttagagCAAATAcagctttgttttctgttttgcttagTTGTTGAAGACATTATCACATAAATTTTTCAGAGTTTATACCAGGAAAAACTGTGTCTTCTAAGGAATGGATATGctttctaattttgaaaaatgacttAGCCAATGTGCTAAAAGCCAAGGTTTTCTGGAAACTCAGAACGAAAAATTTTCTATTCCATCATAACAACTATGTTAACCTTAGAATTAGCATAtatgcttttcttctttatttagaaTTCTAATTTGTCCTCTTTTGGTGATAGtctattaaatgaattatttacatCTTTTATTATAAGCTGCCTGAAATCCTTTTTGGAAATAGAGAATGtatgaataaattttaatacattaaatatatatttgaaattttggtTCTGTGTATAATGAAAAGAgccatgtattattttttaacagaccAGAATATGAAATGATTTCAAATCCTCTAGCACAAGAGATTGGTGAGGAAAGAATTGAGAAACTTATTCATACAATAAATGGGAATCTAGCTGTATGTCCAAGTATCACAGTTCAGAAACCTTTTCTCCGGCTTTCAAAAGAAGgtaatttgttttcattattttttcagaaCATGGTAAGGAAGAACTAACTTCTTTTTAACAGGTTCTTATAAGCAGTTTCAAGGTCACGGCAAAATAGAGCAGAAAGTACAGTTCCCACATCCCCTTGCTTCCACTCACACACAACtttccccattatcaacatcctgcAACCaagtggtgcatttgttacaatcaatgaatCTACATTGATACATCATTTTCACCCaaagcccatagtttacattaaggcTCAGTCTggtattgtacattctatgggtttgaacAAATTTTTGATGACATATTATCtgtcattatagtatcatacagaatggtttcactgccctaaaaattctctgtgcttTACCTACtcattcctcccttctctctaaCCTTAGGCAACCACTAATATTTTTACCGTTTCCAAGAACTGTTGTTTTAAATGTGATTTAAGTAGTGTATTAGCGTGTtgactccctccttctcttccctgtaGGAGTTTCCTACACAGCAGTTACATCAGATAAGACAGGTGAGGCAATATACATCTAATAAcacttaattcattttttacaaTGACCGTGACCAGATTAACTGGAGGTGCTATAGTCTACACTGCAAGAGAAAACATAGGGACTCACCACAGTCCTTAGTATTTGTACTGCAAGACCATCTTCTTATGAGTGTATCCTTTGTCCATTGTATAAACTCCTCCCAAACATCTTCCTACTCTTTCCCTCTCTCAGAACAAACTAGCTAGACTACCGGTTGCACCACTCCTCTTTACTACTTACTTCATCTACTTgtgtttttctccttaaaatgCCACTAATGGCAGATAAAAGAGCATCATAGCCAGGGCAGTTAGGAGAGATACATACAAAATTCATTAATGGCCTTTTACTCCATTTGGTCAAACCATGACAGAAGCAAGACTAGCCATGACTTGTACACTGGAGGAGTATGATTTATCAACAATAGTTAACATTGGCATGATAAAGGAAATACAGGGTGCCCAAAGAAAGGGTGTAGAATTGAGAAGAGGAACTAAaagagaactctttttttttttttttttttttgagacggagtctcgctctgttgcccaggctagagtgcacaggtgtgatctcggctcactccaacctctgcctcccaggttcaagcgattcttctgcctcagcctccagagtagctgggtctataggtgcccaccaccacatccggctaatttttgtattttttagtagacacggggtctcaccatgttggccaggctggtctcgaactcctgacctcaagtgatccacccacctcagcctcccaaagtgctgggattacaggcgtgagccaccttggcTGGCcattgagacacagtttcactcttttgtccaggcagaagtgcagtggtgtgatctcagctcactgcaaactccgcctcccaggttcaagcaagtcttgtgcctcagcctccctagtagttggaactataggtgtgtgccaccatgcctggctaattttttatatatttatgtattttttgtattattagtagagatgaggtttcgccatgttggccaggctggtcttgaactcctgacctcaagtgatccacccgccttggcctcccaaagtgttgggattataggtgtgagccaccgtgcctggccataagaGAACTCTGATAAAGACTCATATTTAAAGGGTAAGCAGCAGAGTCCCCCAAAAGTATAGTTTTTAtctattacaaatgaaaaaataacttttcccattattttttcttttttttttttttttttttttgagactgtcgcccaggctggagtgcagtggcgcgatctcggctcactgcaagctccgcctcccgggttcacgccattctcctgcctcagcctctccgagtagctgggactacaggcgcccgccaccacgcctggctaattttttgtatttttagtagagacggggtttcaccgtggtcttgatctcctgacctcgtgatccacccgcctcggcctcccaaagtgctgggattacaagtatgagccaccgcgcccggcctattttttcttGAGGTCATGACGTACCTGTAGAAATTTCTAACTAAAAGTGGATATGATTTATCAGtaaaggctcatgcctgtaatcccagcactttgggaagccaaggcagatggatcacctgaggtcaggagttcaagaccagcctggccaacatgatgaaaccccatctctactaaaaatacaaaaattagctgggtgtcgtggtgcgtgcctataatcccagctactctggcggctgaggcatgagaattgcttgaacccaggaggcagaggttgcagtcaacaGAGATCGCGtctttgcactctagcctgggcaacaagagcgaaactctgtctcaaaaaaaaaaatttataggtaataataagaataatttccacatattttggACCTTTCTCTGTGCTAAGCTATTTGTTACACATTTTATACTTATTATCCATGATCTTACAGTAGCCTGTAAAGTGAAGGGTAAAACTTGCATTTTATAGTTAGGGAAACAGAATCAGAAGGAtcacgtttaaaaaaaaaaaaaaaaaaaaaaaaagtgggccgggcgcggtggctcacgcctgtaatcccagcactttgggaggctgaggcgggcggatcacgaggtcaggagatcgagaccatcctggttaacagggtgaaaccccgtctctactaaaaatacaaaaaaaaattagccgggcgaggtggcgggcgcctgtagtcccagctactcgggaggctgaggcaggagaatggtgtgaaccccggggggcagagcctgcagtgagccgaaatcgcaccactgcactctagcctgggcgacagcgagactctgtctcaaaaaaaaaaaaaaaaaaaaagacataggagGGAATGAAAGCTGTCACTCTAATGCgggtttttaaaagtattatccTTATCCTTGTTATATAGGTACATAATGTAACCATTCAAATAGCTGTACCAGTTTTGTTACAAAAAAAAGCAGTTCCCCACCCTTTCATTCCCTCCTCCCCAGACACAGCCATTTATAACTGGTATCTCTAAATAACATGCTTATATTGTTACTTtatgatttttcagttttaggcACATCCATTAATTTTCTAAAAGGGAAAATGGGGATTTGTGTCTCTTTCCCTCCTTGTATCTATCTTATGAATACTTCCCCATGCCCCCATCTTTTAATATAATTAGATTACTTTTATTAGAGCAATACAGCATGTTTACATTATTTTGTCCATAAGAGCTATTCAGAGTTGAGGTCTGTAATAAACCATCTGTTGCTATAaccaaaaatatacattattcctCTTCCTTTACAacgttttgtttttcttagaccaaatacatttttgttttctgttttgcttggTTTTTTACATTCATACACATTTTTGCCTACAAATGCTCCAACACTTATCCAAATCACCTGCTGGGATGCTCAGGTGTGTCAGGTATTTTTATCAATTTCATCTTCTTGGGGAAATCCCCTTCATAAGATTTCTCATGTCTCAATCATGTACTGGCTGCCCTCTATACTTGGTGCATGGTTGTCATCCTGGTTTCTCCCTTCACCATTATCATGGGGATTACTTTTGCCTCTCTGTTATATTGTAGATCTCCTATGTCCTGTCTTCTGTGCCTTGTTTACTGCTCATTGTAGTGGCACACATTTTCTAGTAGTTTCCTGAGAAAGGgcacatgggattttttttttttcttttttttgaggcagatttttgctctgttgcccaggctggagtgcagtggtgcgatctcagctcactgcaacctccacctcctgggttcaagtgattcttgtgcctcagcctcccaagtagctgggattacaggcacacatcatgacacacagctaatttttatgtttttagtagagacagggtttccccatgttggtcaggctggtctcgaacttttggcctcaagcaatctgcctactacaacctcccaaaatgctgggattacagacgtgaaccaccacgcctggcctgagataatttttttgtttgtatttctgaaattttctttattctagcCTCTGATTGACAGGATTCTAGGCAGaaataatttctcaaataattttaaagatatttctccATTGCCTTCTAGCTTCTTGTGTTGATGTTGCAAAGCCTTGGCTgtgatatgaaggaaaaaaaaagactaaagccATTCTGATTAATGACATTTTGTATCTGATTTGTTTCCCATCTCCACCCTGAAACTTAAGAGTCTTCTCTTTGTCCCACACTTTCTGAAATTCTAAAGTAATATACTTTAAGGTAAATCTATTTTCACTTACTGGGCTGTTGCaatctagaaatttttttttatttcattggagattttccccatttctccctAACTCTACCTTCTCTGTTGTAATTCCGATCTCTTATTCAGATACTGGACCTTCTTAACTAGTCCtctaatttgcatatatttttctctcttattgttcattttttgggattttttttgctTTACCTACTAGGAAGTATCTTCAAATTTATCCtccatttttcttattgatacctaaaaacacttttcctttttttcttctttttttactttttcctaaaaTCACTTTTAAGttctcagaatttcctttcttgtgGCATCCTGTTTTTGTTATATAGTTGCCTGTTTTGGTTACCTTTATATCCCTGGCACTtagaacaggagtttgagactgcagtgagctatgatcatgttatggcactccagcctggatgacagagcaagaccctatctgtctgtctgtctgtctgtctatctatctatctatctatctatacattttagaatttcacATGAAATCTCCCgtttttatacattaattttcttcaaaGTACTTTATAACCAAGCAAATCATGGCTCTGGGCCAAATTTAGTCCACAGGCCACTGGCTTGGGAGCTCTGCAAGAAACTTACTGTAACTGttgcttttgtaattttgttaaataaaaggaaaaccagGCTGGTCCAAGTGCAatggtgtttacaactaattgataacaaccagttacagatttctttgttccttctccacttccactgcttcacttgactagccttaaaaaataaaaaataggtctggcacagtgtctcacgtctgtaatctcagcactttgggaggccaaggcaggcagatcacctgagattgggagttcaagaccagccacaccaacatggagaaaccccgtctctactaaaaatacaaaattagctgggcatggtggcgcatgcctgtaatcccaactactcggtaggctgaggcaggagaaccgcctgaatccgggaggcagaggctgtgctgtgccattgcactccagcctgggcaatgagcaaaattccatctcaaaaataaataaataaaaacaggccaggcgcagtggctcacgcctgtaatcctagcactttgggaggccaaggcgggtggatcacttgaggtcagaagtttgagaccagcctggccaacatggtgaaaccctgtgtctactaaaaatacaaaaattagtctggcatggtggtgcacgcctgtagtcccagctactctggaggctgaggcagcagaatcacttcagcagtggggatggaggttgcagtgagccaagattgcaccactgcactccagcctgggcagagtgacactctgtcgcaaaaagtaagtaaataaataaaaattaaagtaaaaacaaagtatTATGATGATGGTTAGGGTGATGAAAAACTTAACTGGAACTTAACAGGAATGACTGGAAATCCAAGATAAAATTAGCCTAATACtgtattttagtttaaaaacaatGAACTGGACTGGcgcagtgactcaggcctgtaatcccagcactttgggaggccaaggcgggcagatcgctaggtcaggagatcgagaccatcctagctaacacagtgaaaccccgtctctactaaaaacatgaaaaattagccgggcatggtggtgggcgcctgtagtcccagctactcaggaggctgaggcaggagaatggcgtgaacctgggatgcggagcttgcagcgtgctgagatcacaccactgcactcgagcctgggcaacaaagcgagactccatctcaaaaaaaaaaaaccaacaaaaaaccaaaaaacaatgaACTACAATTATCTATTGCTATAAATAGAAGGATAAATAATTAGTAATCTCTCAGATGTGTAATATAAATTATAAGCATGACTAGtagttttttatatttagaattaaTATTGGCCTTAAGAGCTAGATAATATATCTTTATAATCAgcataacagaaaataaaattaatatggcTCATAACTCTGATGTTTAAGATCAATCTTGAAAAATCATAATATAACAAATGTAAATTATCTAAGCATTAAATTAACCCATTATATTACTACTGAActagttttgcttttgtatttagAAATAGAACGATTTTATAATATTGGTTGaatgtgtatgttttatttacCAATCTTGATCATTGCATTACTTTCCTTTTCAAGATGTTTGGAAAGAACAAACATTATTATGTCTTCTTCAATTGATTCACTTTCCATTCTTGGACAATATTTTGGAGCCTCCAGTCAAAACACAAAATCTTCAATTAAACAAAGAAGAAGATCTTGTTATCACTAACACTTGCCTAGACAGAGAACTTATTCCAAGCTTATGTCTACCTGAGTAAGTGACcatttttattgtcaaataatttataaacCGTTTTTTTCACCTATTTGCTCTTGGTATTTTAAGATGTGAGAAAATATTCATGTTATAAGATGATACTATCTCTCTTTTATAAATTATCATTATGAATCCTCATTTGATCTAACAAAGCCATTGGTCATGACCTATAAGGTCATTGGAAATCAGAGTGGTTTGGTTCATACAAATTCATTTATATGTCAATCATCTTCTCCCCGCACCATCcaaaattctgtcatttccattttattaccCTAAATAATGTAACCATCCCAGTTTCTACCAGCTTATTTATCCCTGCCCTAAAAGAATCCATAGTCTAGAAGGGGAGACATACacgagagaaaaaaattataatctgaGAGATAAGCCCTATCATAAAATTGGCCTAATTTGTAGATAAGAGATTAAAGGAACCCTGAATGAGGCTCCTTTCCCTTTTACTCCCAACCCCAAGCTATTTCTCACTTCTGAATAAAGCAGCTGCTGGAAACTATAGGCATTAGACCTTGAGTACTGTTGGGATTCCAGCAGGGAGAACTGATAATTGTGCTTCCTCCCATGTGAGCCAAACAAGAAAAGAAGATTAGACACCAAGGCTGAGGACCAGAAAACTTCAGATCTTGTGAAGAGGTTAGTGATCAGAGACCACTGGACCCTCTTAGTCGACTATGGTCCTGTTTGTACATGGCAGATTTCTCTTATTCTCAGTAGGCCAAGAAAGACCCAAACAAAGGGCTGAGTCTTCCTGCCCTTGAGTCAGAGATAGTATAGGGACACCAGAAAAGAAACAGGATTTCCTGCCTCTGCAGGAAACTCACAGCAGCCAGTCTGCCTTAAAAAGCTTCCAGGCAAAAAGAGCAGGTTATCTGTAAGAGAAAAGCAATCGAACTGTCATTAGTCTTTTCATCTGCAATACTAGTATCTAGAAGACAATGAATCACACATATTAGGCAAGATGTACTACTCATCTTTCaggagaataaaagagaaaggaggaaagaagggccaaagggcctgtaatcccagcaacttgggaggctaaggtgagaagattgcttgaggccaggaattcaagaccagcatgggcaacatagtgagaccctgtctctctaaaaaaaaatttaaaaatcagctgggcaagacagcacatgtctatagtcccagctgctcaagaagctgaggtgaaaggatcgcttgagcccaggagttggaagttagagtgagctatgactatatcactgcactctagctgagtgacatagcaagaccctctgtcatatttaaaaaagaggaaagagagggaaggagggagggagaaagaaaggaaggaaaggagagagggagggagagaggaaggaaagaaagatatttGAGGATTTTGAAGAACttcaggccaagcacagtggcctacacctataatcctagcactttggaagcccaaggcaggtggattgcttgagtccagaagtttgagaccagcctgagcaagcatagcaaaaccccgtctctatacaaaatacaaaaattagcctggcgtggtggtggtgcacgcctatagtcccagctacttggaaaactgaaatgagaggattgcttgagcccaggaggcagaggttgcagcgagccgagatcatgccagtgtactccagtctgggcaacagagtaagacgctgcctcaaaaaaaaaaaaaaaagtcgaaaAAAAGGGACATACCATTAAGGGAAATTACAATAAATACTAACCTATCTTGGCAAAACCTGGGGGTTGGGAGGGCAGCAGATAtgggaaagggagaaataaaggcCTTCCAAAGGAGTCACCGGAGGGCAGGGGAGTGACAGGACCCTAAATTTCTTATCTTATTATGGTGGGCAAATAAGAAAGGGAAAACAATGTGTGGTAGGGTAAACAGTACATCTGGGTTGGGGaaataatttggtatcttattttcaaataataatagaaCCATATGCATCTCATCAGAGCAGGAAAAGGGAGGGGAACTACTAACAAAATTAGATATAAATAATAAAGcgttcattaaaaattattttaacttcttgAAAATAAAGGTCCATAAAGGTGTGGTGGTATTCAGTAAGGAATACAGCCATTCCCTCTCATATAGTCCTTCACTCATCCAGCGAAATGTATTGAAATGCTTCTcccaaaaaataatttcttctttaaatttatcTAGCTTAAATAAGCCAGATTTTATCATGTTTTATCAAATAGTGCTTTAGTTAAGTGGAAATGTTAACCATTGCTttattttggtttgcattttccctCTAGGATCGATAACTGGCTTAATGCAGCAATTGAATGCTTGGAGATTTCCCTGACCAGTTAATAGTTACAGTTAGTCAGCAGTTAAtgcaaaatagaaatgaagagaCAAGATGGAACAGTCAGAAGAAGATACTCTTTGAGGTCATAGCAAAATACCATGCTCAAGAGAGAGATTGCCTATTAACCGATGAGTATTTTGATATTCATTCAGGAATTATTGAACTTTTAGGTAAGATaggatgtttatattttaatttttggtgtaataaaacattttaaaatatacaagttGAAATAGAAAATTGCGTATACTATATgagtattacattttaatatttttcttctatgatGTCAAGGTACTTCAAGAAGTCTTGTTTTACTTCACTACTATTGCCTACCTTGTAAATTCTATTATCAAATGTAACTAATATAGTATAGTGCATAAATCTAAGGCAGTACATCACAGGGACATCGCAGGGACATTCTAAGAAACATGATATAGCTGggagcgatggctcacacctgtaatcccagcactttgggaggccaaggcgggtgagtcacctgaggtcaggagttcgagaccagcctggccaacatggtgaaaccttgtctctactaaaaataccaaaaattagccaggtgtggtggcaggtgcctgtagtcccagctactcgggaggctgaggcaggagaatggcgtggactcggggggcggagcttgtagtgagccgagattgcgccactgcactccagcctgggcgacagagtgagactctgtttcaaaaaaaaaaagaaagaaacatatgtTATAGTACAAGGATTTAAGAACTGAGGTACCTAGAAATACTAACTTCTGAGTTGTTAATTTGATGACCTTTtagcaaaataaaagttgagtgACATAATATGTCATTTTTTAGCTATGTAAGTGGCCATataatttcatgttaaaaacaaaatactgtttGATAATGCTGGACATAGCTACATCGCATATTACATAGAATTATATAGATAATTTCCTGTGTTTGAaatattccataataaaaaattttaattgtagaAAAGAACCTGCAAACTAATACAACATTGTAGCATTTTAATTGACTACTAAGTAAATACTTACTATACTCTCCATTTTTCATCCtatgctttgttttctttgtaaccCATATaacaggaaatgagaaaagagCAGAAGCACTTGAAGTAATACAACTATATCTAAGATAGCTGTTGCTGAACGTTAGAGAAGAATTACAACGGCTACTTATTTTTATGGCGATGGCATCAGAGCGCAATGCCTACAAGTTGCAAAAACCGGTGAAAAATTTTGCAATAAGTTTTAccatttttttgctattttttcctttaaaaaccattTATACTAATTTTAATCTTTCTGTTTACAGTATGATAATAAAACAGTGGTCCTGAAAACTCTTGCCAAATCAGTTTTGCAAACCAAGTCATTATTAAAAGTGCGGGCAGAATAACTGGTCTGGTTTCTACTGGAGTA
This window encodes:
- the DEPDC4 gene encoding LOW QUALITY PROTEIN: DEP domain-containing protein 4 (The sequence of the model RefSeq protein was modified relative to this genomic sequence to represent the inferred CDS: inserted 1 base in 1 codon; substituted 2 bases at 2 genomic stop codons), translating into MAYTSLDTRIYIFEINHTKITCMARLIRSSSLVEHHGILTVEKPYKYNECEQLYKNIYPIMVVTEDIQDGNHRNMARCSGPFQATQLWDGIIHSLQAQVEIKRRRHHLQTYKDCFTGSDAVDVVLSHLMQNTCLSSNDISRLKGAHLCQVLMNHKVFEPVGMKKLFKKEKELEFEDSNNSLYRFVGNKPSYDCCKRQKDAENEFSETLRPEYEMISNPLAQEIGEERIEKLIHTINGNLAVCPSITVQKPFLRLSKEGVSYTAVTSDKTDVWKEQTLLCLLQLIHFPFLDNILEPPVKTQNLQLNKEEDLVITNTCLDRELIPSLCLPEIDNWLNAAIECLEXFPDQLIVTVSQQLMQNRNEETRWNSQKKILFEVIAKYHAQERDCLLTDEYFDIHSGIIELLGNEKRAEALEVIQLYLRXLLLNVREELQRLLIFMAMASERNAYKLQKPYDNKTVVLKTLAKSVLQTKSLLKVRAEXLVWFLLEYHSELFKTPVTLLDLVSKKRKKLLRGEYGDAISGMAENNSYISTA